A window from Carbonactinospora thermoautotrophica encodes these proteins:
- a CDS encoding glycine--tRNA ligase produces the protein MLTMQDALLRLTEYWAGLGCVVSQPMNTEVGAGTLNPATFLRVLGPEPWRVAYVEPSVRPDDSRYGDNPNRLQMHTQYQVILKPEPGNAQELYLDSLRVLGIDVDAHDIRFVEDNWASPALGAWGLGWEVWLDGLEITQFTYFQQAGSLPLDPVAVEITYGVERILMALQGVNHVKDILYAPGLTWGEVYGQAEFEMSTYYLDSADIEANRQLFETYEAEARRMLQLQLPIPAHSYVLKCSHAFNVLDSRGAIGTTERARAFARMRNLSREVAELWIERRKELGHPLGDESTKPVKALEISEFPHLDAPAPLAFEIGVEELPAAEVTRQVEAVREALAEKLAETRLGHGEIRVFGSPRRIVALIDAVEPVEAAHERTIKGPRVTAAYDEDGKPTRAAKGFARAQGVSVDQLERITIDGVEYVGVRRPVAGRPAAEVLAEVLPAVVLGLRADKNMRWNAPGLSFSRPIRWIVALLGEHVVPFQVSTLVSGRVTRVHRTADEPAVEVPSAEGYLSFLAQHGVLADFAERRAQIVTQAQDLASTVGGVIDVQAESDLLDEIANLVEEPVPLLGRFDEKYLALPTEVLSTVMRKKQRYLPVRDVAGRLLPYYVAVANGECDVELAGTGYDAVLRARYEDASFFWKNDLKVEPAKMKHGLAKLTFAERLGSMADRSARIASIAYDIAERIEISADDWDVLARAASLAKFDLASEMVIELPTLAGVMAREYALRAGEPEAVATALYEMELPRHADDELPRTLPGAILALADRLDLLAGLFALGTTPSGSSDPFGLRRAALGVTAILREHPLLQVLTVEAGLVLAGRHQPVELSEQALSEALGFVLRRIEQQLLDAGHTTEVVRAVLPVASSPAVAERSAAELSELLDDPEFKQVAQAMQRVRRIVPAGTPSKYYPALFHSDAEADLHEALTKAQNDLAGAEVTPAQFLDAAARLAKPIERFFTEVMVMVDDDPVVKANRLGLLSSVRALGEGVIAWDQLTI, from the coding sequence ATGCTCACCATGCAGGACGCGCTGCTGCGCCTGACCGAGTACTGGGCCGGCCTCGGCTGCGTGGTCAGCCAGCCGATGAACACCGAGGTGGGCGCCGGCACGCTCAACCCCGCGACGTTCCTCCGGGTGCTGGGTCCGGAGCCGTGGCGGGTCGCCTACGTGGAGCCGAGCGTGCGTCCTGACGACAGCCGGTACGGCGACAACCCGAACCGGCTGCAGATGCACACCCAGTACCAGGTCATCCTCAAGCCCGAACCGGGCAACGCCCAGGAGCTGTACCTGGACAGCCTGCGCGTCCTCGGCATCGACGTCGACGCCCACGACATCCGGTTCGTGGAGGACAACTGGGCCTCGCCCGCCCTCGGCGCCTGGGGCCTGGGCTGGGAGGTCTGGCTCGACGGCTTGGAGATCACCCAGTTCACGTACTTCCAACAGGCGGGCAGCCTGCCGCTCGACCCGGTCGCGGTCGAGATCACGTACGGCGTCGAGCGGATCCTCATGGCCCTGCAGGGGGTCAACCACGTCAAGGACATCCTTTACGCGCCCGGCCTGACCTGGGGCGAGGTCTACGGGCAGGCCGAGTTCGAGATGAGCACCTACTACCTCGACTCGGCCGACATCGAGGCCAACCGGCAGCTGTTCGAGACCTACGAGGCCGAGGCGCGCCGCATGCTGCAACTCCAGCTGCCGATCCCGGCCCACTCGTACGTGCTCAAGTGCTCGCACGCCTTCAACGTGCTCGATTCCCGGGGCGCGATCGGCACCACCGAGCGGGCGCGGGCCTTCGCCCGGATGCGCAACCTGTCCCGTGAGGTCGCCGAGCTGTGGATCGAGCGGCGCAAGGAGCTGGGCCACCCGCTGGGCGACGAGTCCACCAAGCCGGTCAAGGCCCTGGAGATCAGCGAGTTCCCGCACCTGGACGCGCCCGCGCCGCTCGCGTTCGAGATCGGCGTGGAGGAACTGCCGGCCGCCGAGGTGACCCGGCAGGTGGAGGCGGTGCGCGAGGCGCTGGCCGAGAAGCTGGCCGAGACCCGGCTCGGGCACGGTGAGATCCGCGTGTTCGGGTCGCCGCGCCGGATCGTCGCGCTCATCGACGCGGTCGAGCCGGTCGAGGCCGCCCACGAGCGCACCATCAAGGGTCCGCGCGTCACCGCCGCGTACGACGAGGACGGCAAGCCCACCCGGGCGGCGAAGGGCTTCGCGCGCGCCCAGGGCGTGAGCGTCGACCAGCTCGAGCGGATCACGATCGACGGCGTGGAGTACGTCGGCGTGCGCCGGCCGGTCGCCGGGCGGCCCGCGGCCGAGGTGCTCGCCGAGGTGCTGCCGGCCGTGGTGCTGGGGCTGCGTGCCGACAAGAACATGCGGTGGAACGCGCCCGGGCTGTCGTTCTCCCGGCCGATCCGCTGGATCGTCGCCCTGCTCGGCGAGCACGTGGTCCCGTTCCAGGTCTCCACGCTGGTCAGCGGCCGGGTGACCCGCGTGCACCGGACCGCCGACGAGCCGGCCGTGGAGGTGCCGTCCGCCGAGGGGTACCTGAGCTTCCTCGCCCAACACGGCGTGCTGGCCGACTTCGCCGAGCGCCGCGCCCAGATCGTCACCCAGGCCCAGGACCTGGCCAGCACGGTCGGCGGGGTCATCGACGTGCAGGCCGAGTCCGACCTGCTCGATGAGATCGCCAACCTGGTCGAGGAGCCCGTGCCGCTGCTCGGCCGGTTCGACGAGAAGTACCTCGCGCTCCCCACCGAGGTGCTCTCCACGGTCATGCGCAAGAAGCAGCGGTACCTGCCGGTGCGCGACGTGGCCGGCCGGCTGCTGCCGTACTACGTGGCCGTGGCCAACGGCGAGTGCGACGTCGAGCTGGCCGGCACCGGGTACGACGCGGTGCTGCGCGCCCGGTACGAGGACGCGTCGTTCTTCTGGAAGAACGACCTCAAGGTCGAGCCGGCCAAGATGAAGCACGGCCTGGCCAAGCTCACCTTCGCCGAGCGGCTGGGCTCCATGGCCGACCGCTCCGCGCGCATCGCGTCCATCGCGTACGACATCGCCGAGCGCATCGAGATCTCGGCCGACGACTGGGACGTGCTCGCCCGGGCCGCCTCCCTGGCCAAGTTCGACCTGGCCTCGGAGATGGTCATCGAGCTGCCCACGTTGGCCGGCGTCATGGCCCGGGAGTACGCGCTGCGGGCCGGGGAGCCCGAGGCGGTCGCGACCGCGCTGTACGAGATGGAGCTGCCGCGGCACGCCGACGACGAGCTGCCCAGGACGCTACCCGGCGCGATCCTCGCCTTGGCCGACCGGCTCGACCTGCTGGCCGGGCTGTTCGCGCTCGGCACCACCCCGAGCGGGTCGTCCGACCCGTTCGGCCTGCGGCGCGCCGCCCTCGGCGTCACCGCGATCCTGCGCGAGCACCCGCTGCTGCAGGTGCTGACCGTGGAGGCCGGGCTGGTGCTGGCCGGCCGGCACCAGCCGGTCGAGCTGTCCGAGCAGGCCCTGTCCGAGGCGCTCGGCTTCGTGCTGCGCCGGATCGAGCAGCAGCTGCTCGACGCCGGGCACACCACCGAGGTGGTGCGCGCCGTGCTGCCGGTCGCGTCGTCGCCCGCGGTGGCCGAGCGCAGCGCGGCGGAGCTGTCCGAGCTGCTGGACGACCCGGAGTTCAAGCAGGTCGCCCAGGCCATGCAGCGGGTGCGCCGGATCGTCCCGGCCGGCACGCCGTCCAAGTACTACCCGGCGCTGTTCCACTCCGACGCCGAGGCCGACCTGCACGAGGCGCTGACCAAGGCGCAGAACGACCTGGCCGGCGCGGAGGTGACCCCGGCCCAGTTCCTGGACGCCGCCGCCCGCCTGGCCAAGCCGATCGAGCGGTTCTTCACCGAGGTCATGGTCATGGTCGACGACGACCCGGTGGTCAAGGCCAACCGGCTCGGCCTGCTGTCGTCCGTGCGCGCCCTCGGCGAGGGCGTGATCGCCTGGGACCAGCTCACCATCTGA